The Risungbinella massiliensis sequence CGCTACAATCATCTGTTATGCAATGTTTACATCCGTATCTGGGCATACCCACTTGATGTGGACAGTTCCGTTTGTGGTATATGGAATTTTCCGTTATCTCTATCTAGTTCATATAGAGAATAAAGGTGGTACTCCAGAGAAAGTACTGCTTACTGATCGTCATGTATTGGTAACAGTAGTTTTATATGCAGTATCAACGATGACTATCTTATCTTATTTTGATTAAACCAATTTGGAGGGTCTGTCTAGTTGAGTAAGAACCTAGACAGTCCTTCTTTCTTAGAAACTTCATTTTCTACTATATATAATAATTGACACGGGAGTGTAGAGAGATGAATGCAACCAAAAAACAGATGACTGGTTGGGGAAACTATCCTTGGCAAGAAAACACAGTATATTATCCATCAAAGGTCGAAGAAATCCAGGAATTGATCACCTCCAAACAAGAATCTAGTTATTTAGGTCGTGGTCTCGGTCGTAGTTATGGTGACACTGCGCTTAACGAGTCCAATGGTCTTTTGATGAACGATAAGTTGAATCGAATTCTCTCTTTTGATCCTGCAACTGGAATTGTCGAATGTGAAGCGGGAGTCTCCTATGAAGACCTATTGCACCAATTTGTTCCACAAGGATTTTTCCCACCGGTTACTCCAGGAACGAAGTTTGTAACAATGGGTGGAGCTATTGCAAACGATGTGCACGGTAAAAACCACCATAAAGATGGATCTATTGCTAACTTCGTACTTGATTTTGATCTGTTAACTGGTACAGGTGAAATCTTGCATTGTTCTCGTGAAGAAAACGCCGATGTTTTCTGGGCGACAATTGGTGGAATTGGTCTTACCGGGATGATTTTAAAAGCACGTATCAAACTAAAGCCGATTGAAACATCTTATTTTGATGTTCACTATGATAAAACCAAAAACTTGGATGAGGCGCTTGAGCAATTCCTATTAAATGATGATAAATATACGTACTCGGTAGCATGGATTGACTGTATCGCTTCGGGTGATTCACTTGGTCGTTCGGTGTTGATGCGTGGAAATCACACACCAGCAGACAAATTACCGGCATCGAAAAAACCATTGAAACTTGAGTCCAAATTAAAAGTAAATGTTCCTTTTTATTTACCGAGTTCCTTGTTGAATCCAACTACCATTAAGGCATTCAATGCTGTATATTATGGAATCAACAGTACTGGCGACAAAGTAGTTCACTATGATCCATTCTTCTATCCGCTTGATATGGTTCATAACTGGAACCGGGGTTATGGTCGTAAAGGATTTGTGCAGTACCAAGTTGCATTCCCACCAGGTGAAGTGGGGCGTCAAGGACTTGTGGATCTACTAACCCGTCTTAGTGATGAAAAACTATCTTCATTCTTGGCGGTACTCAAAACATTTGGTGAAGGAAATGAAGGATTACTTTCTTTCCCGATGAAAGGTTACACATTGGCTTTGGATGTACCAATCAAAGACGGTCTGTTCCGTGTGTTGCGTGAATTAGATGATCTCGTGATGAAATATAATGGACGGATTTATCTTGGAAAAGACTCGGCACTTACTCCAGAATATGTACCAGTAATGTATCCAGAGCTAAATAAATTCCGTGAAATTAAGAAGAAAATTGATCCAAATAACGTTTTCCATTCTTCTATGGCACGACGACTGAATCTACTGGGGGATGCTTAAGATGAAAAATGTATGGATTGTAGGGGCAACCTCTGATGTTGCACTTTCCACAGCAGAGATCTTGGCTGCCAAAGGATACAACCTCATTTTAGGTGGGCGCCGCATGGATACGCTCACAGCAAAAGCAACAGAACTAGCCCAAAAATATCCAATCCAAGCTGTGGCTCAGCCTTTTGATGGATTAGATTATGCATCTCATAAAGAGAGTGTTGAAAAGGCAGTAGCTACATTTGGAAGTCTTGATGGAGTAATCGTGGCGCATGGTTATCTTGGTGATCAGAAAAAAGGGGAGCAAGATTGGGAGGAAGCAGAACGAATTCTGCATACCAATTTCACTTCCAAAGTATCGGTGCTAAACCATGTTGCTAATTACATGGAAAAACAAAAAGCTGGTTGGATCTGTGCGATCACCTCAGTTGCAGGAGATCGTGGTCGTCAAAGCAACTTCTTATATGGATCATCAAAAGGTGCAGCTTCACTCTATCTTCAAGGACTACGCAACCGTTTGGCTAAATCAGGGGTTCATGTGGTCACAGTAAAACCTGGTTTTATTGCAACCAAGATGACCAAAGATCTGGATCTTAAAGGGCCACTGGTAGCTACTCCAGAACAAGTTGCCAAAGTAATGGTAAGTGCGATCGAAGGCAAGAAAAACGTAGTCTATGCTCCGTGGTTCTGGAGAGGCATCATGCGAGTCGTCAAAACCATTCCAGAGTTCATCTTTAAAAAGATGAGCATGTAATAGGGGCGATATTATGAGTGATGCGGCAACAGTAGATAGTAAGAGTCAAAAGAAATTAGACACCTTAGTCTCACGACTAGTTACAGGTATGATGTTGGGGATTGCTGTGATTGCAGCTTTCCTCTTTTACTTCGATATTTCGGATATCTATAACGTATTAGGAACGATTCCTACTTCAGTTTACGTACTTGCCATTGCTTGTACACTGAGTAGCTATCTCATTCGCTTTCTAAAATGGCACTGGATGCTAAAGCGACTGGAGATTGAACTTTCTTGGAAAGAGAGTTTTTATATCTTTTTCATCGGATTGTCTATGTCGATCACGCCAGGAAAAGCTGGAGAATTATTAAAAGCTTTTCTTATTAAAAAAAAGACCAATGTAGATATGTCTCGTTCTGCATCAGCAGTCTTTGTAGATCGTCTAACGGATATGTTCTCTATGTTGATTCTCATCGCTTTTGGGATATCGCTTTTTCCATTAGGTAGAATTCTATTTTTTGTCTTCTTAGTAGCATTTGCAGGGATTACGATTATTCTCCGCTCTCGCAAACTAGCGATGAAATCTATTGATCTCATCACAAAAGTGAAATTCCTACAAAAACACCGTGAGACACTGGTTACCTTTTATGACAATATCTTTGAATTGCTGAAGTTCCGACTGTTCCTTCCGATTGTATTGGTAAGTGCTCTGGCATGGTTTATGGAATGTGTTTCGATGTATCTTTTTGCAGATGCATTGAAGTTGGATCTGACTTTTGTACAAGATATTTTTGTTTTTTCTGCTGGTACATTATTAGGAGCTATTTCCTTTCTTCCTGGTGGGCTTGGGATTGCAGAAGGAAGTATTCAAGGAATGCTTACCCAAGTGTTTCATGTTCCAGTGGCACCTGCTGCTAGTTTGACACTGCTCATCCGCGTGGTAACCTTATGGTTGGGAGTGTTTATTGGATTGGCTGTATTCTTGCGTAAGAAAAAGGAATATCTATAAAGGGAGAAAGCTTTCGATGCCGTATTTTCTAGCTCCATTTATTGGTTGGGTCGTTTCGGGTACCTTAAAATTTATTATCAACCGCATTCGCTTTGGTTCAGAAGCGAAAAAACGAATGGGTAATGGTGGATTCCCAAGCACTCATACTACCACTATTTTTACACCTACGATGTTGATCGGATTTCATGAAGGATTCTTTAGTCCTGTTTTTGGTCTTGCTGTTGCGATTACGTACATCGTCATCATTGATGCGACTGGATTAAGAATTGCAGTAGGGAAACATGCTACCTCTTTAAACCGTATGGTCCGTAGCATGGACTTATCTAAAGAAGAGCATGAAGAACATCGTGAAAGCATGGGTCACAAAAAGCATGAAGTATTAGGTGGACTTGTGTTAGGAACGATTCTCGGGTATGTATTGCATGTGCTTTGGAAATGGCTTGCACCAATGATTTCTTAGATAGAAACCACACCTTGCAAACTTAATGGTTGCAGGTGTGGTTTTTGTTTTGGAATGACTTTACTCCTTGTTATTACAATGAACCAATAGTCCCTTATAGAAGGGGGCTGTTCAATGGTATCACAATTGGGATAGGAGGAATTGGAACTAACATAAGATTTGCATAAAGATAGGGAAGATAGATCAGTTTTCTTGTTTGTAAAATGCTACAGTGGCTTCAGCCATCATAAGAATCTTATCGTGTAGTTTCTTCGGTTCCATCACGTTCATCTGATCAGCAAATCCTAATATGTATGCTATTGCCTCACTTTCTGTATCAAAAGAAAGCTTAACAGGAATCCACCCATCTTCATTTTTATTTTCAACCTCTACAATTTGAACAAAGCGATCGGTAAATTGTAACCTTGGTAAGATCGACGGTACAACTTCCACCCGCACTTTATAACTAGGTAAGTTCTCTAGAAAGGTTTTTGTAGAGGATCTCCAGAATTCAGCAAGATCAAAATCTTTTGGTCTTTTAAATGTATCATGAATAGGTTCTGCAGATTTAATCCGAGATGCTCTGTAAGTTCGGACTTCATCATTTTCTTTGGAAGCAATAAAGTACCAGCGACTACCCTTGGCTACCAATCCTAATGGCTTTACAACTCGTTCATCCATTTTTCCGTCTGCACGTTGATATTGTACTTTCAACTTATTTTCTTTCCATATGGCGTTTTTAAGAACTTCAAAAGTCACTATTTTTTCTTTCCGCTTTCGCCAAGTGCTCGTGTCAATATGAATACGATTCCAAACATCGTTGGAGTTTTTACGGTAAATAGAAGGAAACGATGCAATTAGTTTATTTCTAGCTTCTTCAGAAGTCTTGGTCATACCAAGATCATCAAGCAATTGTGCAGATGGAGAAATAAATAAAGCGCGTATTTCCAATTCTTTTAAGCCTGTTAAATTTGTTCGATATCCCTCCACTAATGACCACCCACCGTTTTTTCCACGATCTGCGAAAACTGGGATACCGGTTCCGCTTAAAGCTTCCATATCCCGATAAATGGTTCGCTCGGAAACTTCCAATTTCTCCGATAATTCTTTGGCTGTCATTTTTCCTTGTGATTGCAGTAGTAAAAGGATAGATATCAGTCGATCTCCTCTCATCGTACTCTCCTTTGTTTGAATATAGTAATATTTTATCTAATGAAATATGACAAAAGGTGTCAAGAATACTCTTTTATGATGAAGATATCTTCCGATGAAAGGGTATGAGTACATGAAACCATTAAAGGGAAAGGTTGCTCTTGTAACAGGAGGAAGTAGAGGAGCTGGGCGCGGTATTGCTGTCGAATTAGGAAAAGCTGGGGCAACAGTTTATGTCACAGGACGTAGTATCAAAGGGAATTCGACCAATGATTGGCCTGGAACGATTGATGATACTGTGTCACAAATAGAAGCTTCTGATGGAACGGGAATTGCGATTCGTTGTGATCATACGAACGATTCAGAGACAAAATCAGTAGTCAATCGAATTCGCAAGGAACAAGGAAGATTAGATATTTTGGTTAATAATGTGTGGGGTGCGCACGATTTGGGAATCGAAGCTAAGCAATTTTGGGATTTGCCATTGAAACATTGGGATACGATGTTTACTGCTGGTGTGCGTGCCCAGTTAGCTACAAATCACTACGCCATTCCCTTACTTCGTGAAAATAAACAAGCCCTCATCGTACATACTACTTTTTGGGATGAGAACAAATACATAGGGCATTTTTACTATGATTTAGCTAAGAATGCATTAATTCGTATGGCTTATGGGTTATCAGTCGAATTAAAAAAAGATAACATTGCTGTTCTGGCCGTTTCTCCTGGGTTTATGCGAACGGAGCTTGTGTTAAAGCATCATCATACTGATGAGGAGCATTGGCAACAATCGGATGAGTTAACCAAAACGGAAACACCTTATTATATTGGTCGTGGAATAAAGGCATTGGCTAGTGATCCCAATGTAATGGAGAAGAGCGGGCAGGTGCTCAAAGTCGGTGATTTGGCCAAAGAATATCAATTTACCGATATAGATGGACGATTTATTCCGCCATATATTCTTTAGAGTATGCTGCTCCATCATATAAGAACAGAGAGTTTCTATTATTCTAATGGGGTAATGCCAACGTGTCATTACCCTCATTAATGAAATTCCTTTTGTTAGAACCCTTTTAATGCATCGACAATGGGCTGTTCTCCAGAAACAAGGTCATATGAACGATAATATGTATGTTCCTCAGCTAGGGAAGCAACAATCGTTTTGGCTACGTCCTCGCGGGGGATGGATCCTTTCTCTATATCCTCCGCAATCATAACTTTTCCTGTACCCTATGGAGAAAAATGATATTCATTAGTTGATACGTAGTGTTTGTGAGAATCCAGATGAATATTAAGCAATTTTCATTGGGTTAGATGTTTTCGGAATTTGGTAGATGAACTGGAAGATAAACGAAAATTTCCCTGGAAATATTCAGCTCCATTATAAGAAAGGAGTTCTATGTAGGGCATACTGGAACGCTCTAAAATTAGCAAAGGAGTATCGAGCTAAATGAATAGCATTTCCAGCAATCAGTACAGGTATATTCGGTTTCCACAAAAATTAGCAGATAGAGATTGCAATTCAATCCGTTTTGAAGTTTGTTCAAGAGCAGGAGCATTTATTAGAGGAGATTTATTTTATTATAGCTTGTTGCAAAAATCAAAGTTAAACATAGGCAAGCCGCCGGTTTTCCCGCTTATGATTTGCTCCGGCTCCCTATCGCTCATAGTCGCATCTCAAAAGGGGAAAACCTCTGGCTTTAGGCTCATTATGCAAAGATGGTTACAGTGATGACCATCTTTTTGCTATTCAAATAGAGATATGGAAGCAACTTTTTTAACTTAAGTACCACAAAAGGTTCGATAAGGACGATTGGAGGGAGCAGGTAGTGTACAATACTCAGCCTGTTCGGGAGAGTGAACATAGGGATTGGAAAGAGCATTTAGGAGCTTCTCCATCACACTGTAGTCTTCTCGTTCTACGGCTGCTTCTAGAGCTTCTTCTACCCGGTGGTTCCGTGGTATTACCGCAGGATTGCTGTTTCGCATCAACTGCTGCGAAGATTCTTTGGGTTCCTGTTGCCTATCTAGTCTTGTTTGCCACAACTCATGCCACTTAGTAAATTCCGGTGTTCCAAACAGGACCGTATCCTCTGGTGTATCAAAAGTTAGTGCACGGAAAGTATTGGTATAGTCTGCACGATGCTCCTGCATCATTTGGAGGAGTTCTTCCATTAGGGACTCATCTTGTTCTTCCTCATTCAATATACCAAGTTTTGCTCTCATTCCCGAAAGCCAATTTCGATGATACAACTCTGGAAAAACGGAAATGGCGTCTTGAGCTAGATTTACTGCTTGTTCTTCATTTTCATGCAGTAATGGCAATAAAGTTTCAGCAAATCGCGCGAGATTCCAGCCACCAATTTTCGGTTGATTTCCATAAGCATAACGGCCATGAAGATCAATGGAACTGAATACAGTAGCTGGGTCATAATGATCCATAAAGGCACAAGGACCATAATCGATGGTTTCTCCGCTAATGGTCATGTTATCGGTGTTCATTACCCCATGGATAAAGCCAACTAGTTGCCATTTGGCAATCAACTTGGCGTGGCGTTTGGTCACTTCTTTCAGTAGGGAAAGATATCGATTTTCATCCGCTTCCACTTCTGGATAATGTCGATTTATCGCATAGTCAGCGAGGACACGAAGTTCCTTCACTGTGCCCCAGTTTGCTATGTATTGAAAAGTACCAAAGCGCAGATGACTGGAAGCCACACGAGTCAATATTGCACCAGGAAGTTCCGTTTCGCGGATTACAGCTTCTCCTGTTGTCACTACCGCAAGACTACGGGTGGTAGGAATACCAAGTGCCTGCATTGCTTCACTGATAATATATTCTCGTAGCATTGGTCCGAGTGCTGCTCGACCATCCCCCCCACGAGAATATGGCGTTCGTCCTGGGCCTTTGAGCTGAATATCGAATCGGTCTCCATTAGGAGTGATTTGTTCGCCTATTAGCAGAGCCCGGCCGTCTCCTAGCATTGTAAAATGCCCAAATTGATGTCCGGCATAAGCTTGAGCCAGTGGCATAGCCCCTTCAGGAATCCGATTACCCGCAAGCACTGCTACACCATCTTTGCTTTGTAGCTCTTGAACATTTAATCCCAAAGATGTTGCCAAGGGATGATTGAGAATGACCAATTTTGGCGAGCGTACAGGAGTTGGGCTGTGGCTGGTAAAAAATGATTTTGGTAGCTGGGCATAACTGTTGTCAAAATTCCATCCTGTTTCGTTAAACTTTGTCATCATATCTCCTAGTGTTCTTTATCGTTTTTGTAAAAGCATATTTGTAGTGTTATTTATTATCTTCTTCTTTATCAATATATAGGGTCATTTTAGTATCTACTGCTAGCCATTTGTTATACTCGTTTACGTTAAAGATGGAATCCAATCATTATGGTTATAAAAAGTAACTGCAACCATAAGTCGGATTTTGTGGACTTCGTTTATTTGAAAACCTGCTTTATTAAATGGTGCTCTATATGTTCCAGATAGGATAGTCTTGAATAAGCCATTCAAGGTCCATAAGTTGGTTTTGCATATTCTCCCCTTTCACAATGAACTGGCTGGCAAGGTTAATTTTGATGTAGAACCCAATCATATAACAACAGTATGAAGTTGTTTGTTATTCAGAATAGTAAATTTTCCATACATAAAAATGAGCTAAGTCACAGGGTCTATCTTATGAAAAAAGAAAAGGGAAAGATGTAAATTAACAACTTTCCCTTGTAAAGGCAGCTATTTATCTACTTCCACTTCTTTTACTTCAGGAATAGTTGGTAAAGGAACTACCCAATTTTTCTGCTTCATTAGTTCTAGTAATCGGGCGCCATCCATAACTGCTTGTTGGTGCATTTTGTTGTACATCATTGCAAGATCTTCTCGTATTGCTTTACCCATTGCTTGGGATGTAGCGACAAGAGCTGCTGTAATATCAGTTTGAACTGCAATAGCAATTTCCGGATCCGTAAGCCTAGCCCCAGCTGGAATCATATCTAGATCTACGTTAGAACGTTCTGCTGGTGCAGGTGGCAATAAGATACCATTCGCTTTTAAG is a genomic window containing:
- a CDS encoding FAD-binding protein, whose product is MNATKKQMTGWGNYPWQENTVYYPSKVEEIQELITSKQESSYLGRGLGRSYGDTALNESNGLLMNDKLNRILSFDPATGIVECEAGVSYEDLLHQFVPQGFFPPVTPGTKFVTMGGAIANDVHGKNHHKDGSIANFVLDFDLLTGTGEILHCSREENADVFWATIGGIGLTGMILKARIKLKPIETSYFDVHYDKTKNLDEALEQFLLNDDKYTYSVAWIDCIASGDSLGRSVLMRGNHTPADKLPASKKPLKLESKLKVNVPFYLPSSLLNPTTIKAFNAVYYGINSTGDKVVHYDPFFYPLDMVHNWNRGYGRKGFVQYQVAFPPGEVGRQGLVDLLTRLSDEKLSSFLAVLKTFGEGNEGLLSFPMKGYTLALDVPIKDGLFRVLRELDDLVMKYNGRIYLGKDSALTPEYVPVMYPELNKFREIKKKIDPNNVFHSSMARRLNLLGDA
- a CDS encoding SDR family oxidoreductase, with protein sequence MKNVWIVGATSDVALSTAEILAAKGYNLILGGRRMDTLTAKATELAQKYPIQAVAQPFDGLDYASHKESVEKAVATFGSLDGVIVAHGYLGDQKKGEQDWEEAERILHTNFTSKVSVLNHVANYMEKQKAGWICAITSVAGDRGRQSNFLYGSSKGAASLYLQGLRNRLAKSGVHVVTVKPGFIATKMTKDLDLKGPLVATPEQVAKVMVSAIEGKKNVVYAPWFWRGIMRVVKTIPEFIFKKMSM
- a CDS encoding lysylphosphatidylglycerol synthase transmembrane domain-containing protein → MSDAATVDSKSQKKLDTLVSRLVTGMMLGIAVIAAFLFYFDISDIYNVLGTIPTSVYVLAIACTLSSYLIRFLKWHWMLKRLEIELSWKESFYIFFIGLSMSITPGKAGELLKAFLIKKKTNVDMSRSASAVFVDRLTDMFSMLILIAFGISLFPLGRILFFVFLVAFAGITIILRSRKLAMKSIDLITKVKFLQKHRETLVTFYDNIFELLKFRLFLPIVLVSALAWFMECVSMYLFADALKLDLTFVQDIFVFSAGTLLGAISFLPGGLGIAEGSIQGMLTQVFHVPVAPAASLTLLIRVVTLWLGVFIGLAVFLRKKKEYL
- a CDS encoding divergent PAP2 family protein codes for the protein MPYFLAPFIGWVVSGTLKFIINRIRFGSEAKKRMGNGGFPSTHTTTIFTPTMLIGFHEGFFSPVFGLAVAITYIVIIDATGLRIAVGKHATSLNRMVRSMDLSKEEHEEHRESMGHKKHEVLGGLVLGTILGYVLHVLWKWLAPMIS
- a CDS encoding helix-turn-helix transcriptional regulator, with the protein product MRGDRLISILLLLQSQGKMTAKELSEKLEVSERTIYRDMEALSGTGIPVFADRGKNGGWSLVEGYRTNLTGLKELEIRALFISPSAQLLDDLGMTKTSEEARNKLIASFPSIYRKNSNDVWNRIHIDTSTWRKRKEKIVTFEVLKNAIWKENKLKVQYQRADGKMDERVVKPLGLVAKGSRWYFIASKENDEVRTYRASRIKSAEPIHDTFKRPKDFDLAEFWRSSTKTFLENLPSYKVRVEVVPSILPRLQFTDRFVQIVEVENKNEDGWIPVKLSFDTESEAIAYILGFADQMNVMEPKKLHDKILMMAEATVAFYKQEN
- a CDS encoding SDR family NAD(P)-dependent oxidoreductase → MKPLKGKVALVTGGSRGAGRGIAVELGKAGATVYVTGRSIKGNSTNDWPGTIDDTVSQIEASDGTGIAIRCDHTNDSETKSVVNRIRKEQGRLDILVNNVWGAHDLGIEAKQFWDLPLKHWDTMFTAGVRAQLATNHYAIPLLRENKQALIVHTTFWDENKYIGHFYYDLAKNALIRMAYGLSVELKKDNIAVLAVSPGFMRTELVLKHHHTDEEHWQQSDELTKTETPYYIGRGIKALASDPNVMEKSGQVLKVGDLAKEYQFTDIDGRFIPPYIL
- a CDS encoding protein adenylyltransferase SelO; its protein translation is MTKFNETGWNFDNSYAQLPKSFFTSHSPTPVRSPKLVILNHPLATSLGLNVQELQSKDGVAVLAGNRIPEGAMPLAQAYAGHQFGHFTMLGDGRALLIGEQITPNGDRFDIQLKGPGRTPYSRGGDGRAALGPMLREYIISEAMQALGIPTTRSLAVVTTGEAVIRETELPGAILTRVASSHLRFGTFQYIANWGTVKELRVLADYAINRHYPEVEADENRYLSLLKEVTKRHAKLIAKWQLVGFIHGVMNTDNMTISGETIDYGPCAFMDHYDPATVFSSIDLHGRYAYGNQPKIGGWNLARFAETLLPLLHENEEQAVNLAQDAISVFPELYHRNWLSGMRAKLGILNEEEQDESLMEELLQMMQEHRADYTNTFRALTFDTPEDTVLFGTPEFTKWHELWQTRLDRQQEPKESSQQLMRNSNPAVIPRNHRVEEALEAAVEREDYSVMEKLLNALSNPYVHSPEQAEYCTLPAPSNRPYRTFCGT
- a CDS encoding DUF3231 family protein, whose product is MGVFTGNPKNQPIHLGEAFDLYSALVVAQGTIAGYQLYYNHTGDNDLRDFLQDIIRIKRDYVKQLQEPLKANGILLPPAPAERSNVDLDMIPAGARLTDPEIAIAVQTDITAALVATSQAMGKAIREDLAMMYNKMHQQAVMDGARLLELMKQKNWVVPLPTIPEVKEVEVDK